The following are encoded together in the Triticum dicoccoides isolate Atlit2015 ecotype Zavitan chromosome 6B, WEW_v2.0, whole genome shotgun sequence genome:
- the LOC119321691 gene encoding probable serine/threonine-protein kinase PBL7 translates to MPRLFSWAGHRLPSLPCVPCTGDAAGPSSPSSQAAETSMSLRRRGDGSGSVAGRAARKFTLEQLSAATDGFSASNLLGQGGFGRVYRCHLRLDGDDDDAGGAMTAVAVKQLCRGGAQGSREFVVECAMLMTLRHPNLVSLVGYCAQAQERLLVYELLPRGSLDAHLFLPPSGDGDRPALEWNTRVRIAHGAARALRYLHEAVSPPVIYRDLKPSNILLAEDFSAKLSDLGLARMGPSGDDTHVSTRVMGTLGYCAPDYALTGRLTVKSDVYSFGVVLLELITGRRAFDADADAGDERRLLDWARPYLADVRKMYGRLADPALRGRFPRRALYQLAVVASLCLHDRPNLRPTMSDVTRAIDHVASQPWQAAPAGAGADAAHHRAKSCQI, encoded by the coding sequence ATGCCGCGCCTCTTCTCCTGGGCCGGCCACCGCCTACCAAGCCTCCCCTGCGTCCCCTGCACCGGCGATGCGGCCGGCCCGTCCAGCCCCTCCAGCCAAGCCGCGGAGACCTCCATGAGCCTGCGCCGCCGCGGCGACGGCAGCGGCAGCGTGGCCGGCCGCGCCGCGCGCAAGTTCACGCTGGAGCAGCTGTCCGCGGCCACGGACGGCTTCTCCGCGTCCAACCTGCTGGGCCAGGGCGGCTTCGGCAGGGTGTACAGGTGCCACCTCCGCctggacggcgacgacgacgatgcCGGCGGCGCAATGACGGCGGTGGCCGTGAAGCAGCTGTGCCGCGGCGGCGCGCAGGGGAGCCGCGAGTTCGTGGTGGAGTGCGCGATGCTGATGACGCTGCGGCACCCCAACCTGGTGTCCCTGGTCGGCTACTGCGCGCAGGCCCAGGAGCGGCTGCTCGTCTACGAGCTCCTCCCCCGCGGCAGCCTCGACGCCCACCTCTTCCTCCCGCCCTCCGGCGATGGTGACCGGCCGGCGCTGGAGTGGAACACGCGGGTGAGGATCGCGCACGGCGCGGCGAGGGCGCTGCGGTACCTGCACGAGGCGGTGTCGCCGCCGGTGATCTACCGCGACCTGAAGCCGTCCAACATCCTCCTGGCGGAGGACTTCAGCGCCAAGCTGTCCGACCTGGGGCTGGCCCGGATGGGGCCCTCCGGCGACGACACCCACGTGTCCACGCGCGTGATGGGCACCTTGGGCTACTGCGCGCCCGACTACGCGCTCACCGGCCGCCTCACCGTCAAGTCCGACGTCTACAGCTTCGGCGTGGTGCTCCTGGAGCTCATCACGGGCCGCAGGGCcttcgacgccgacgccgacgccggcgACGAGAGGCGGCTCCTTGACTGGGCCAGGCCCTACCTCGCCGACGTGCGCAAGATGTACGGCCGGCTGGCCGACCCGGCGCTGCGCGGGCGATTCCCTCGGCGCGCGCTCTACCAGCTGGCCGTCGTCGCCTCGCTCTGCCTCCACGACAGGCCCAACCTCCGGCCCACCATGTCAGACGTCACCCGGGCCATCGACCACGTCGCCTCGCAGCCTTGGCAAGCCgcccccgccggcgccggcgccgatgCAGCCCATCATCGTGCCAAATCGTGCCAAATATGA
- the LOC119321317 gene encoding disease resistance protein UNI-like, which yields MPIEAPALGPLLGNTVSTVISPFYTLFSTNATYCFTARTNVRNHRTETETLKGNLLRIEETITHGEMNGLIQTKEAEDWVQRAKQAISEEEANRKSFFDQSCRIFGCSCSLNCWGNYKSSKEAAEKVDAVRTYISSTPQPDNITRVPPPPRVIDLSTHSSQLPPSREDTLNNALRCIEAVGAIGIWGPDKDEKTQLLKKMNDSFLGECPFDFVIFVTASSELSVQAQIVSRLRTDTVPDSATQATRISQLLSKKSFLLLADDLRVKLDLQAAGIPYPLGDVQVVDTVQVSRWVQRKVVVTSISQSICHLMDVERYIQVPDLEEHEACHLFAKEFGAHDIYSDPGIGALAEQLVRELKGLPSDLIRYGKVMQGIRDERRWEDAIDAVRRANLQRGDDPLNLTEKIVRNLENATQDLNAKGKDVHREIADAELQHNKTPTNEAKRWLQKVDNIIHDVQVMSHGCRQLKMDVTMLASEKLREVQECLSTCPSTIVVESMPPPVQEMPGSSMSAENLNLQDALHFIKDEPTVGMIGIWGPGGVGKTHLLKNINNSFGEGMDFNFVLFVTASRGCSVEKVQSQIIERFKLPSSGSKSRTIYEYMKTKSFLVLLDDLWDEIDLEDVGIPYPLGSANKLSRKVVLTTRIRKVCGQMKVKKELKVAYLQEHEAWQLFEENTDSKTLSSPHIEDLARELVKELKGLPLALKTIGKAMYQKDEYQWETAIQYMKQSCCTEDKDPIELGMETNVFRQLKFSYDKLRNDTLRDCFLTCVLWPEDAKIRKVDLAQCWMGSGLVNEHDIEYSFRKSYSLIADLTAACLLESSDVRPGSSFENSHGSVKVHDVIRDMALWISCDCGEKNDKWIVAAPGDRDKKVIILSNKAECISLSFDRIPIRFNLDPLKLRILCLRNNGLDESIIEAIKNCTSLTYLDLSGNNLKRIPEELCSLVNLEYLDLSENVFGETGVPRSFGDLINLKFLYLKSGGGYVRIPAGVISRLKALQVIDLRSLLRECTLFLFRELGTLPQLKALGILVRDLAQFESLGEAANLPVRYLALNDVSALTRILSTDFAQRTLYELDINEERYFLEQDINEEIDTREITVEHDTEQPSNRFGALTNIRLTMTRSLREIRATPSFIFPRLAYLELFMCQHLSHLSWVMHLPRLEQLHIVSCDGMVQAFMRCHGDRLCNGQDKTKTFPRLKLLFLIYNESLETIGDNGMEFPSLERLELEGSLALKRLPFRSDSLPPKLKELRFDDARCWERLECEEGVKTILEPYIKFGRRHQG from the exons ATGCCAATTGAGGCGCCGGCGCTTGGTCCTTTGCTCGGAAATACTGTCAGCACGGTCATAAGTCCATTCTACACGCTCTTCTCCACAAATGCCACGTATTGCTTCACCGCTCGCACAAACGTGAGGAATCATAGGACTGAAACTGAGACTTTGAAAGGCAACTTGCTTCGTATCGAAGAGACAATTACACATGGCGAAATGAATGGCTTGATACAAACAAAAGAGGCAGAGGATTGGGTGCAAAGGGCGAAGCAAGCCATATCCGAAGAAGAGGCAAACCGCAAGTCTTTTTTTGATCAGAGCTGTAGAATCTTTGGGTGCTCCTGCTCCTTGAATTGCTGGGGAAACTATAAGAGCAGCAAGGAAGCAGCTGAGAAGGTGGATGCTGTGAGAACATATATCAGTAGCACGCCTCAACCCGATAATATCACACGCGTACCACCTCCACCCCGTGTCATAGATTTGTCCACCCACTCTTCTCAACTTCCGCCAAGCAGAGAGGATACTCTCAACAATGCTCTCAGGTGCATTGAGGCAGTGGGAGCCATTGGAATATGGGGTCCAGATAAAGATGAGAAAACACAGCTTCTCAAGAAGATGAACGATTCATTTCTTGGGGAATGCCCCTTTGATTTTGTCATCTTTGTTACGGCCTCCAGTGAGCTCTCGGTACAAGCTCAAATTGTAAGCAGGCTCCGTACAGACACGGTTCCTGATTCGGCAACTCAAGCTACCAGGATATCTCAACTGCTCAGCAAAAAAAGTTTTCTGCTGCTGGCGGACGACCTTCGTGTGAAGCTAGACCTTCAAGCAGCTGGCATTCCATATCCTCTTGGAGATGTGCAAGTTGTGGACACTGTGCAAGTTTCTCGCTGGGTGCAGAGGAAAGTGGTAGTCACGTCAATATCACAATCCATATGTCATCTGATGGATGTAGAAAGGTACATACAAGTGCCTGATTTGGAAGAGCATGAAGCATGCCATCTGTTTGCAAAAGAATTTGGTGCGCATGATATTTATTCTGATCCCGGCATCGGGGCCCTTGCAGAGCAACTCGTAAGAGAACTAAAAGGCCTGCCATCAGATTTGATACGTTATGGGAAGGTAATGCAAGGAATAAGAGATGAAAGGCGGTGGGAGGACGCAATTGATGCCGTAAGGAGAGCAAACCTTCAAAGGGGCGACGACCCATTAAATTTG ACGGAAAAGATTGTGAGAAATCTCGAGAATGCAACACAAGACCTGAATGCCAAGGGGAAGGATGTCCATCGGGAGATCGCGGATGCTGAGCTACAACATAATAAAACACCAACGAATGAGGCGAAAAGATGGCTGCAAAAAGTGGATAACATCATTCATGATGTACAAGTGATGTCTCACGGTTGCAGGCAGTTGAAGATGGATGTTACTATGCTGGCATCTGAGAAGCTTCGCGAGGTTCAAGAATGTCTCAGTACTTGTCCCAGTACTATTGTTGTTGAGTCAATGCCACCTCCTGTCCAAGAGATGCCTGGTTCATCTATGTCAGCTGAGAACCTTAACCTTCAAGATGCGCTCCACTTCATTAAGGATGAACCCACAGTGGGAATGATTGGAATTTGGGGTCCAGGTGGAGTCGGCAAAACACATCTTCTCAAAAACATCAATAATTCATTTGGAGAGGGCATGGACTTCAATTTTGTTCTCTTTGTCACTGCCTCTAGAGGGTGCTCAGTGGAAAAGGTCCAGTCGCAAATCATAGAAAGGTTCAAGCTGCCAAGTAGTGGTTCTAAAAGTCGTACCATATATGAGTACATGAAGACGAAAAGCTTTCTTGTACTATTGGATGACCTATGGGATGAAATTGATCTAGAAGATGTTGGAATACCATATCCCCTTGGAAGTGCCAACAAACTCAGTAGAAAAGTGGTGCTAACAACAAGAATAAGAAAAGTTTGCGGCCAAATGAAGGTGAAGAAAGAGTTAAAAGTCGCATATCTACAGGAGCATGAGGCATGGCAGCTATTTGAAGAAAATACTGATTCCAAAACTCTTTCTAGTCCCCATATTGAAGATCTTGCTAGGGAACTTGTGAAGGAACTGAAAGGCTTGCCATTAGCTTTGAAAACTATTGGAAAAGCAATGTATCAGAAAGATGAATATCAATGGGAAACTGCCATCCAATATATGAAACAATCATGCTGCACTGAGGACAAAGACCCAATAGAACTGGGTATGGAAACTAATGTTTTTAGGCAGCTAAAGTTTAGTTATGACAAATTAAGAAATGACACATTAAGAGATTGCTTTTTGACTTGTGTACTATGGCCAGAGGATGCGAAGATTCGCAAAGTTGACCTTGCTCAATGTTGGATGGGCTCAGGTCTAGTGAATGAGCATGACATAGAATATTCCTTCAGGAAATCATATAGTTTGATAGCTGACCTTACAGCTGCATGTTTGCTAGAGAGCAGCGATGTTCGCCCAGGATCTTCCTTTGAAAATTCACATGGTTCTGTTAAAGTGCATGATGTGATTCGTGATATGGCTTTATGGATTTCTTGTGACTGTGGTGAGAAGAATGACAAATGGATTGTGGCGGCACCAGGTGACAGAGACAAAAAAGTTATTATCCTTTCGAACAAAGCTGAGTGCATCTCCTTGAGTTTCGACAGAATTCCTATCAGGTTTAATCTTGATCCATTAAAGCTGAGGATCTTGTGCCTTCGGAACAACGGATTGGATGAAAGCATTATTGAAGCAATTAAGAATTGCACTTCACTGACATATCTGGATTTGAGCGGAAACAACCTCAAGAGGATACCGGAAGAATTATGTTCCTTGGTAAACCTGGAATACCTTGATTTGTCAGAAAATGTATTTGGGGAAACTGGAGTGCCTCGATCCTTTGGAGATCTTATCAACCTCAAGTTCTTGTACCTAAAGTCTGGTGGTGGTTACGTGAGAATACCAGCTGGGGTCATTTCTAGACTTAAAGCATTGCAGGTAATAGACTTGAGGAGTCTCTTAAGAGAATGTACCCTATTCCTATTCCGAGAGTTGGGCACCCTACCTCAGTTGAAAGCGCTTGGTATTCTGGTAAGAGATTTAGCTCAGTTTGAGTCACTAGGAGAAGCGGCAAACCTCCCTGTTAGATATTTGGCTCTAAATGACGTAAGTGCACTCACTCGTATTTTATCAACCGACTTTGCACAAAGGACCTTGTATGAACTGGATATCAATGAAGAAAGATATTTTCTTGAACAAGATATCAATGAAGAAATCGACACTCGAGAAATAACAGTAGAACATGACACAGAACAACCAAGCAATCGTTTTGGTGCTCTCACCAACATCCGATTAACTATGACGAGATCCTTGAGAGAGATAAGAGCAACTCCATCATTTATATTCCCAAGACTCGCTTATTTGGAATTGTTTATGTGCCAACATCTATCGCACCTCTCTTGGGTTATGCATCTGCCTCGCCTTGAACAACTTCATATAGTTTCCTGTGACGGCATGGTGCAAGCATTTATGAGATGCCATGGTGACAGATTGTGCAACGGACAGGACAAGACAAAAACATTTCCTCGCCTCAAGCTTCTCTTTCTTATTTATAACGAATCGTTGGAAACTATTGGGGACAATGGTATGGAATTCCCATCCCTAGAGCGACTTGAGCTTGAAGGTAGTCTGGCATTGAAGAGGCTTCCTTTCCGGTCGGACAGTTTGCCACCAAAGCTGAAGGAGCTACGGTTTGATGATGCTAGATGCTGGGAGAGACTAGAATGCGAAGAAGGTGTCAAAACTATCCTGGAACCCTATATTAAATTTGGCAGACGACATCAGGGTTAA